One stretch of Vespula vulgaris chromosome 20, iyVesVulg1.1, whole genome shotgun sequence DNA includes these proteins:
- the LOC127071131 gene encoding cytochrome P450 4C1-like isoform X4: MVDDPEYVKILLSNPNIIEKSEDYKYIKPFAGNGLFSAPVSTWNPHRKLLNKIFRKEDVELHMDVLVNHSITLIEKLESLIGKEIDVFHYVFRCTLDIIYDGVLDTQLNSLANQNCKVVESIECLMDIAAQRVCKLWLQPNIIFYNTSIGKKFQTCLFYLDNVTSNIIKEKKESMLRSIINKTQQSSEQKSRILLDFLFELSHDGGKYSEQDIRDEINTIVIAGSDTSATTISFVLLMLATFPDIQNKVFEELNQIYRSSDPKHVRITHDDIKNMKLLERVIKETLRLFPAGPVIVRKVMQDIKVTKNWTIPKGSSAVFFIYNLHRNEKYWSQPLIFDPDRFLPGKRHSTNFFPFSYGRRNCIGQIFAMLEMKVIIASLLRRFIFKIDHPVAIEKILIKINISLKPANPIRLKLENRN, translated from the exons ATGGTAGACGATCCTGAATATGTCAAG atTCTATTAAGTAATCCAAATATTATTGAGAAGAGCGAggattataaatacataaaaccTTTTGCGGGCAATGGTTTGTTTTCTGCTCCAG TATCAACGTGGAATCCtcatcgaaaattattaaataaaatttttcgtaaAGAAGATGTAGAGTTGCATATGGATGTACTCGTCAACCATTCTATCactttaatagaaaaattggaatctttaattggaaaagaaatagacgTTTTCCATTACGTATTTCGCTGTACATTGGACATAATATATg ATGGTGTACTTGATACCCAACTAAATTCCTTGGCCAATCAGAATTGCAAAGTAGTTGAGTCTATtgaatg TTTGATGGATATAGCTGCGCAAAGGGTGTGTAAATTATGGTTACAaccgaatataattttttataatacttcaataggaaagaaatttcaGACATGTTTATTCTACCTGGATAATGTTACAAGCAAT ataatcaaggaaaaaaaggaatctaTGTTGAGAAGTATAATTAACAAGACGCAGCAAAGTTCAG aaCAAAAGTCAAGGATACTTCTAgactttttattcgaattatcgCATGATGGAGGAAAATATTCTGAACAAGATATTCGAGATGAAATCAATACGATTGTTATAGCT ggAAGCGACACATCAGCTACTACCATTAGTTTTGTACTTTTAATGCTTGCTACATTCCCTGATATTCAA AACAAAGTGTTCGAGGAACTGAATCAAATTTACCGCTCGAGCGATCCGAAACATGTTCGAATAACACatgatgatattaaaaatatgaaacttcTGGAACGAGTAATAAAGGAAACGTTACGCCTCTTTCCTGCAGGTCCTGTGATCGTTCGAAAAGTAATGCAAGATATAAAAG taACAAAAAACTGGACTATACCGAAAGGAAGTTCTGCggtatttttcatatataatctccatcgaaatgaaaaatattggtCCCAACCACTAATATTCGATCCGGATAGATTTCTACCAGGGAAGAGGCATTCTACCAATTTCTTTCCATTTAGCTATGGACGCAGAAATTGCATAG GTCAAATATTCGCTATGTTAGAAATGAAGGTAATAATTGCTTCCTTGTTAAGaagatttatctttaaaatagaTCATCCGGTAgctattgaaaaaattttgataaaaataaatatttcgttaaaacCGGCGAATCCTATAAGATTAAAAttggaaaatagaaattaa
- the LOC127071131 gene encoding cytochrome P450 4C1-like isoform X3: MEFIAILIVITIILIGLFCEIIQYFLNKLHMYNTIKGIPGPKAYPIIGNAHLLIGDTEDIAQQFLNIGRNYHSLWRIWIGTRLLVMVDDPEYVKILLSNPNIIEKSEDYKYIKPFAGNGLFSAPVSTWNPHRKLLNKIFRKEDVELHMDVLVNHSITLIEKLESLIGKEIDVFHYVFRCTLDIIYDGVLDTQLNSLANQNCKVVESIECLMDIAAQRIIKEKKESMLRSIINKTQQSSEQKSRILLDFLFELSHDGGKYSEQDIRDEINTIVIAGSDTSATTISFVLLMLATFPDIQNKVFEELNQIYRSSDPKHVRITHDDIKNMKLLERVIKETLRLFPAGPVIVRKVMQDIKVTKNWTIPKGSSAVFFIYNLHRNEKYWSQPLIFDPDRFLPGKRHSTNFFPFSYGRRNCIGQIFAMLEMKVIIASLLRRFIFKIDHPVAIEKILIKINISLKPANPIRLKLENRN; encoded by the exons ATGGAGTTCATTGCAATATTGAttgttattacaataatacTAATTGGATTATTCTGtgaaattatacaatatttcttaaataaattacatatgtacaatacGATCAAAGGAATCCCGGGTCCAAAAGCATATCCAATTATCGGAAATGCTCATTTGCTTATTGGCGATACCGAAG ATATAGCCCAacagtttttaaatattggtAGGAATTATCATTCATTGTGGCGTATATGGATAGGCACGAGATTACTTGTAATGGTAGACGATCCTGAATATGTCAAG atTCTATTAAGTAATCCAAATATTATTGAGAAGAGCGAggattataaatacataaaaccTTTTGCGGGCAATGGTTTGTTTTCTGCTCCAG TATCAACGTGGAATCCtcatcgaaaattattaaataaaatttttcgtaaAGAAGATGTAGAGTTGCATATGGATGTACTCGTCAACCATTCTATCactttaatagaaaaattggaatctttaattggaaaagaaatagacgTTTTCCATTACGTATTTCGCTGTACATTGGACATAATATATg ATGGTGTACTTGATACCCAACTAAATTCCTTGGCCAATCAGAATTGCAAAGTAGTTGAGTCTATtgaatg TTTGATGGATATAGCTGCGCAAAGG ataatcaaggaaaaaaaggaatctaTGTTGAGAAGTATAATTAACAAGACGCAGCAAAGTTCAG aaCAAAAGTCAAGGATACTTCTAgactttttattcgaattatcgCATGATGGAGGAAAATATTCTGAACAAGATATTCGAGATGAAATCAATACGATTGTTATAGCT ggAAGCGACACATCAGCTACTACCATTAGTTTTGTACTTTTAATGCTTGCTACATTCCCTGATATTCAA AACAAAGTGTTCGAGGAACTGAATCAAATTTACCGCTCGAGCGATCCGAAACATGTTCGAATAACACatgatgatattaaaaatatgaaacttcTGGAACGAGTAATAAAGGAAACGTTACGCCTCTTTCCTGCAGGTCCTGTGATCGTTCGAAAAGTAATGCAAGATATAAAAG taACAAAAAACTGGACTATACCGAAAGGAAGTTCTGCggtatttttcatatataatctccatcgaaatgaaaaatattggtCCCAACCACTAATATTCGATCCGGATAGATTTCTACCAGGGAAGAGGCATTCTACCAATTTCTTTCCATTTAGCTATGGACGCAGAAATTGCATAG GTCAAATATTCGCTATGTTAGAAATGAAGGTAATAATTGCTTCCTTGTTAAGaagatttatctttaaaatagaTCATCCGGTAgctattgaaaaaattttgataaaaataaatatttcgttaaaacCGGCGAATCCTATAAGATTAAAAttggaaaatagaaattaa
- the LOC127071131 gene encoding cytochrome P450 4C1-like isoform X2, whose amino-acid sequence MIHDDTKRIPGPKAYPIIGNAHLLIGDTEDIAQQFLNIGRNYHSLWRIWIGTRLLVMVDDPEYVKILLSNPNIIEKSEDYKYIKPFAGNGLFSAPVSTWNPHRKLLNKIFRKEDVELHMDVLVNHSITLIEKLESLIGKEIDVFHYVFRCTLDIIYDGVLDTQLNSLANQNCKVVESIECLMDIAAQRVCKLWLQPNIIFYNTSIGKKFQTCLFYLDNVTSNIIKEKKESMLRSIINKTQQSSEQKSRILLDFLFELSHDGGKYSEQDIRDEINTIVIAGSDTSATTISFVLLMLATFPDIQNKVFEELNQIYRSSDPKHVRITHDDIKNMKLLERVIKETLRLFPAGPVIVRKVMQDIKVTKNWTIPKGSSAVFFIYNLHRNEKYWSQPLIFDPDRFLPGKRHSTNFFPFSYGRRNCIGQIFAMLEMKVIIASLLRRFIFKIDHPVAIEKILIKINISLKPANPIRLKLENRN is encoded by the exons ATGATACACGATGATACTAAaa GAATCCCGGGTCCAAAAGCATATCCAATTATCGGAAATGCTCATTTGCTTATTGGCGATACCGAAG ATATAGCCCAacagtttttaaatattggtAGGAATTATCATTCATTGTGGCGTATATGGATAGGCACGAGATTACTTGTAATGGTAGACGATCCTGAATATGTCAAG atTCTATTAAGTAATCCAAATATTATTGAGAAGAGCGAggattataaatacataaaaccTTTTGCGGGCAATGGTTTGTTTTCTGCTCCAG TATCAACGTGGAATCCtcatcgaaaattattaaataaaatttttcgtaaAGAAGATGTAGAGTTGCATATGGATGTACTCGTCAACCATTCTATCactttaatagaaaaattggaatctttaattggaaaagaaatagacgTTTTCCATTACGTATTTCGCTGTACATTGGACATAATATATg ATGGTGTACTTGATACCCAACTAAATTCCTTGGCCAATCAGAATTGCAAAGTAGTTGAGTCTATtgaatg TTTGATGGATATAGCTGCGCAAAGGGTGTGTAAATTATGGTTACAaccgaatataattttttataatacttcaataggaaagaaatttcaGACATGTTTATTCTACCTGGATAATGTTACAAGCAAT ataatcaaggaaaaaaaggaatctaTGTTGAGAAGTATAATTAACAAGACGCAGCAAAGTTCAG aaCAAAAGTCAAGGATACTTCTAgactttttattcgaattatcgCATGATGGAGGAAAATATTCTGAACAAGATATTCGAGATGAAATCAATACGATTGTTATAGCT ggAAGCGACACATCAGCTACTACCATTAGTTTTGTACTTTTAATGCTTGCTACATTCCCTGATATTCAA AACAAAGTGTTCGAGGAACTGAATCAAATTTACCGCTCGAGCGATCCGAAACATGTTCGAATAACACatgatgatattaaaaatatgaaacttcTGGAACGAGTAATAAAGGAAACGTTACGCCTCTTTCCTGCAGGTCCTGTGATCGTTCGAAAAGTAATGCAAGATATAAAAG taACAAAAAACTGGACTATACCGAAAGGAAGTTCTGCggtatttttcatatataatctccatcgaaatgaaaaatattggtCCCAACCACTAATATTCGATCCGGATAGATTTCTACCAGGGAAGAGGCATTCTACCAATTTCTTTCCATTTAGCTATGGACGCAGAAATTGCATAG GTCAAATATTCGCTATGTTAGAAATGAAGGTAATAATTGCTTCCTTGTTAAGaagatttatctttaaaatagaTCATCCGGTAgctattgaaaaaattttgataaaaataaatatttcgttaaaacCGGCGAATCCTATAAGATTAAAAttggaaaatagaaattaa
- the LOC127071131 gene encoding cytochrome P450 4C1-like isoform X1 gives MEFIAILIVITIILIGLFCEIIQYFLNKLHMYNTIKGIPGPKAYPIIGNAHLLIGDTEDIAQQFLNIGRNYHSLWRIWIGTRLLVMVDDPEYVKILLSNPNIIEKSEDYKYIKPFAGNGLFSAPVSTWNPHRKLLNKIFRKEDVELHMDVLVNHSITLIEKLESLIGKEIDVFHYVFRCTLDIIYDGVLDTQLNSLANQNCKVVESIECLMDIAAQRVCKLWLQPNIIFYNTSIGKKFQTCLFYLDNVTSNIIKEKKESMLRSIINKTQQSSEQKSRILLDFLFELSHDGGKYSEQDIRDEINTIVIAGSDTSATTISFVLLMLATFPDIQNKVFEELNQIYRSSDPKHVRITHDDIKNMKLLERVIKETLRLFPAGPVIVRKVMQDIKVTKNWTIPKGSSAVFFIYNLHRNEKYWSQPLIFDPDRFLPGKRHSTNFFPFSYGRRNCIGQIFAMLEMKVIIASLLRRFIFKIDHPVAIEKILIKINISLKPANPIRLKLENRN, from the exons ATGGAGTTCATTGCAATATTGAttgttattacaataatacTAATTGGATTATTCTGtgaaattatacaatatttcttaaataaattacatatgtacaatacGATCAAAGGAATCCCGGGTCCAAAAGCATATCCAATTATCGGAAATGCTCATTTGCTTATTGGCGATACCGAAG ATATAGCCCAacagtttttaaatattggtAGGAATTATCATTCATTGTGGCGTATATGGATAGGCACGAGATTACTTGTAATGGTAGACGATCCTGAATATGTCAAG atTCTATTAAGTAATCCAAATATTATTGAGAAGAGCGAggattataaatacataaaaccTTTTGCGGGCAATGGTTTGTTTTCTGCTCCAG TATCAACGTGGAATCCtcatcgaaaattattaaataaaatttttcgtaaAGAAGATGTAGAGTTGCATATGGATGTACTCGTCAACCATTCTATCactttaatagaaaaattggaatctttaattggaaaagaaatagacgTTTTCCATTACGTATTTCGCTGTACATTGGACATAATATATg ATGGTGTACTTGATACCCAACTAAATTCCTTGGCCAATCAGAATTGCAAAGTAGTTGAGTCTATtgaatg TTTGATGGATATAGCTGCGCAAAGGGTGTGTAAATTATGGTTACAaccgaatataattttttataatacttcaataggaaagaaatttcaGACATGTTTATTCTACCTGGATAATGTTACAAGCAAT ataatcaaggaaaaaaaggaatctaTGTTGAGAAGTATAATTAACAAGACGCAGCAAAGTTCAG aaCAAAAGTCAAGGATACTTCTAgactttttattcgaattatcgCATGATGGAGGAAAATATTCTGAACAAGATATTCGAGATGAAATCAATACGATTGTTATAGCT ggAAGCGACACATCAGCTACTACCATTAGTTTTGTACTTTTAATGCTTGCTACATTCCCTGATATTCAA AACAAAGTGTTCGAGGAACTGAATCAAATTTACCGCTCGAGCGATCCGAAACATGTTCGAATAACACatgatgatattaaaaatatgaaacttcTGGAACGAGTAATAAAGGAAACGTTACGCCTCTTTCCTGCAGGTCCTGTGATCGTTCGAAAAGTAATGCAAGATATAAAAG taACAAAAAACTGGACTATACCGAAAGGAAGTTCTGCggtatttttcatatataatctccatcgaaatgaaaaatattggtCCCAACCACTAATATTCGATCCGGATAGATTTCTACCAGGGAAGAGGCATTCTACCAATTTCTTTCCATTTAGCTATGGACGCAGAAATTGCATAG GTCAAATATTCGCTATGTTAGAAATGAAGGTAATAATTGCTTCCTTGTTAAGaagatttatctttaaaatagaTCATCCGGTAgctattgaaaaaattttgataaaaataaatatttcgttaaaacCGGCGAATCCTATAAGATTAAAAttggaaaatagaaattaa